A genomic stretch from Kogia breviceps isolate mKogBre1 chromosome 1, mKogBre1 haplotype 1, whole genome shotgun sequence includes:
- the BPNT1 gene encoding 3'(2'),5'-bisphosphate nucleotidase 1: MASSPTVLMRLVASAYSIAQKAGTIVRRVIAEGDLGIVEKTCATDLQTKADRLVQMSICSSLARKFPKLTIIGEEDLPPEDVDQELIEDGQWEEVLKQPCPSQYSAIKEEDLVVWVDPLDGTKEYTEGLLDNVTVLIGIAYEGKAIAGVINQPYYNYQAGPDAVLGRTIWGVLGLGAFGFQLKEVPAGKHIITTTRSHNSQLVVDCVAAMNPDDVLRVGGAGNKIIQLIEGKASAYVFASPGCKKWDTCAPEVILHAVGGKLTDIHGNALQYNKEVKHVNSAGVLATLRNYDYYASRVPESVKNVLVP; encoded by the exons ATGGCTTCCAGTCCCACTGTGTTGATGCGGTTGGTGGCTTCAGCATATTCTATTGCTCAAAAGGCAGGAACAATAGTCAGGCGTGTTATTGCTGAAGGAGACCTGGGTATCGTGGAGAAG ACCTGTGCAACAGACCTGCAGACCAAGGCGGACCGATTAGTTCAAATGAGCATATGCTCTTCTTTGGCGCGGAAATTCCCCAAACTAACAATTATAGGGGAAGAG GATCTGCCTCCTGAAGACGTGGATCAAGAGCTGATTGAAGATGGTCAGTGGGAGGAGGTCCTGAAGCAACCATGCCCATCACAGTACAGCGCCATCAAAGAGGAAGAC CTTGTGGTCTGGGTTGATCCTCTGGATGGTACCAAGGAATATACTGAAG gtcttcttgaCAATGTAACAGTTCTTATTGGAATTGCTTATGAAGGAAAAGCCATAGCAGGAGTTATTAACCAGCCATATTACAACTACCAG GCAGGACCAGATGCTGTGCTGGGGAGAACAATCTGGGGAGTTTTAGGTTTAGGCGCCTTCGGGTTTCAGCTGAAAGAAGTGCCTGCCGGGAAACACATTATCACAACTACCCGGTCCCATAACAGCCAGTTGGTTGTGGACTGCGTTGCCGCCATGAACCCGGATGACGTGCTGCGGGTGGGAGGAGCAGGAAATAAG ATTATTCAGCTGATTGAAGGCAAAGCCTCTGCTTATGTATTTGCAAGTCCTGGATGTAAGAAGTGGGATACCTGTGCTCCAGAAGTCATTTTACATGCTGTGGGAG GCAAGTTAACCGATATCCATGGAAATGCCCTTCAGTATAACAAGGAAGTGAAGCACGTGAACTCAGCTGGCGTCCTGGCCACACTGAGGAATTATGACTACTATGCAAGTCGAGTTCCCGAATCTGTTAAAAATGTACTTGTTCCTTGA